A portion of the Bactrocera neohumeralis isolate Rockhampton chromosome 2, APGP_CSIRO_Bneo_wtdbg2-racon-allhic-juicebox.fasta_v2, whole genome shotgun sequence genome contains these proteins:
- the LOC126766848 gene encoding decapping nuclease DXO homolog isoform X1 — protein MLDRRTMPSNNSRDGFKVLMKLRPNEITDEKQPAFYLQRPKILTIYSCRYDSISNDVHLPYFKKPTSYPLDLNEGFDQFIFRQNKKTRLRKVEKFIMENEENILQPDAHTPSGSGQTQNNSKRKVILCQRGVLTDIMQTPYHLNASPSNNKTFCVTKYCGVFHMQEPETITNFTQIDTYHQKFMQYCFSDDPNSEPETDKPVDDNNQIFCIIKTSVKEFDLIYSAEIAGIVSDRKIENTHSMEEMNKLRFILTKQLNTNGIMGDYLNQRKCLRWWLQAYLAKTSDVCIGLRDQNGIVRTPVQIKRAEDIAKNRKWKPHVCIRFLHSVLKLVEKTMTQVDCPYTVYEFMYDSITRCIKLKVHVGKTVLSFLSDDYIRKCKQSASH, from the exons atgttAGACAGAAGAACAATGCCTTCTAATAATTCAAGAGATGGCTTTAAAGTGCTAATGAAATTACGGCCAAATGAAATTACCGATGAAAAGCAGCCAGCATTTTACCTGCAACGTCCAAAAATCCTTACTATTTATTCTTGCCGTTACGACAGCATTAGCAACGACGTGCATCTTCCATACTTTAAAAAGCCAACATCATATCCGTTGGATTTAAATGAAGGATTCGATCAATTCATCTTCAGGCAGAATAAAAAAACTAGGCTTCGTAAGGTAGAAAAATTCATTATGGAGaacgaagaaaatattttgcagcCGGATGCACATACACCGTCCGGATCTGGGCAGACACAAAACAATTCTAAACGCAAAGTGATTTTATGTCAGCGTGGAGTGTTGACAGACATTATGCAAACACCTTATCATCTAAATGCATCCCCTTCTAATAATAAGACGTTTTGTGTTACGAAGTATTGTGGTGTATTTCACATGCAAGAACCAGAAACGATAActaattttacacaaatagaTACATACCATCAGAAATTTATGCAATACTGCTTTTCTG ATGATCCCAATTCGGAACCTGAAACGGATAAACCTGTTGATgacaataaccaaattttttgtATCATTAAAACATCAGTGAAAGAGTTCGATCTAATCTACTCCGCAGAGATCGCAGGTATTGTGTCTGATCGGAAGATCGAAAACAC TCATAGTATGGAAGAAATGAATAAACTTCGATTCATATTGACTAAGCAATTGAATACAAATGGAATTATGGGAGATTATTTAAATCAACGAAAGTGTTTGCGCTGGTGGCTGCAGGCGTACTTGGCTAAGACAAGCGACGTTTGCATAGGCCTGAGGGATCAAAACGGTATTGTGCGCACTCCAGTACAAATCAAGCGAGCTGAGGATatagcaaaa AATCGCAAGTGGAAACCGCATGTCTGTATTCGTTTTCTACACTCCGTACTAAAGTTGGTAGAAAAAACAATGACGCAGGTAGATTGTCCATATACAGTCTACGAGTTTATGTATGACTCCATCACAAGATGTATTAAATTGAAAGTCCATGTTGGCAAAACAGTTCTCTCTTTCCTGTCAGATGATTATATTAGGAAATGTAAACAGTCTGCTTCTCACTAA
- the LOC126766848 gene encoding decapping nuclease DXO homolog isoform X2, which yields MPSNNSRDGFKVLMKLRPNEITDEKQPAFYLQRPKILTIYSCRYDSISNDVHLPYFKKPTSYPLDLNEGFDQFIFRQNKKTRLRKVEKFIMENEENILQPDAHTPSGSGQTQNNSKRKVILCQRGVLTDIMQTPYHLNASPSNNKTFCVTKYCGVFHMQEPETITNFTQIDTYHQKFMQYCFSDDPNSEPETDKPVDDNNQIFCIIKTSVKEFDLIYSAEIAGIVSDRKIENTHSMEEMNKLRFILTKQLNTNGIMGDYLNQRKCLRWWLQAYLAKTSDVCIGLRDQNGIVRTPVQIKRAEDIAKNRKWKPHVCIRFLHSVLKLVEKTMTQVDCPYTVYEFMYDSITRCIKLKVHVGKTVLSFLSDDYIRKCKQSASH from the exons ATGCCTTCTAATAATTCAAGAGATGGCTTTAAAGTGCTAATGAAATTACGGCCAAATGAAATTACCGATGAAAAGCAGCCAGCATTTTACCTGCAACGTCCAAAAATCCTTACTATTTATTCTTGCCGTTACGACAGCATTAGCAACGACGTGCATCTTCCATACTTTAAAAAGCCAACATCATATCCGTTGGATTTAAATGAAGGATTCGATCAATTCATCTTCAGGCAGAATAAAAAAACTAGGCTTCGTAAGGTAGAAAAATTCATTATGGAGaacgaagaaaatattttgcagcCGGATGCACATACACCGTCCGGATCTGGGCAGACACAAAACAATTCTAAACGCAAAGTGATTTTATGTCAGCGTGGAGTGTTGACAGACATTATGCAAACACCTTATCATCTAAATGCATCCCCTTCTAATAATAAGACGTTTTGTGTTACGAAGTATTGTGGTGTATTTCACATGCAAGAACCAGAAACGATAActaattttacacaaatagaTACATACCATCAGAAATTTATGCAATACTGCTTTTCTG ATGATCCCAATTCGGAACCTGAAACGGATAAACCTGTTGATgacaataaccaaattttttgtATCATTAAAACATCAGTGAAAGAGTTCGATCTAATCTACTCCGCAGAGATCGCAGGTATTGTGTCTGATCGGAAGATCGAAAACAC TCATAGTATGGAAGAAATGAATAAACTTCGATTCATATTGACTAAGCAATTGAATACAAATGGAATTATGGGAGATTATTTAAATCAACGAAAGTGTTTGCGCTGGTGGCTGCAGGCGTACTTGGCTAAGACAAGCGACGTTTGCATAGGCCTGAGGGATCAAAACGGTATTGTGCGCACTCCAGTACAAATCAAGCGAGCTGAGGATatagcaaaa AATCGCAAGTGGAAACCGCATGTCTGTATTCGTTTTCTACACTCCGTACTAAAGTTGGTAGAAAAAACAATGACGCAGGTAGATTGTCCATATACAGTCTACGAGTTTATGTATGACTCCATCACAAGATGTATTAAATTGAAAGTCCATGTTGGCAAAACAGTTCTCTCTTTCCTGTCAGATGATTATATTAGGAAATGTAAACAGTCTGCTTCTCACTAA
- the LOC126766905 gene encoding glutamate--cysteine ligase regulatory subunit, with translation MIPAITSNDKFHNVIISTGNILNLNNQLGGKSTEEILDGLSLTLQCQAAASQVELIEADGCVLRATEELKQKLTENDRSDISIGAKIFLNKNSSAYIKQAIRTLLQVLKVEHVDNVVLAYHPTTVDNSSNTNSKEDVQINEKSDQLKELWSSLEEFAQQKKITQLGIADLDIEQLRQLYATVKVHPTIAQINLESCCVVPPALQEYCTKHDIQLLTHSDPEVLLSDDQFIVPGYQVDWTLRYQVHVRCRGVITAKGYILGASKRDQIEKQVAV, from the coding sequence ATGATTCCGGCAATAACATCGAATGACAAATTTCACAATGTTATTATTAGTACAGGAAATATTCTTAACTTAAATAACCAATTGGGTGGAAAGTCAACTGAAGAAATTCTGGATGGTTTAAGTTTGACTTTACAGTGCCAAGCAGCGGCCTCGCAAGTGGAATTGATTGAAGCAGATGGTTGTGTGCTCCGAGCCACAGAAGAGCTCAAGCAGAAGTTAACTGAAAACGACAGATCAGATATTAGTATTggtgctaaaatatttttaaacaaaaattcgaGTGCATATATAAAGCAGGCGATAAGAACATTGTTGCAAGTACTTAAAGTAGAGCACGTGGACAACGTGGTGTTAGCGTATCACCCGACAACTGTAGATAATTCATCAAACACCAACAGTAAAGAAGATGTCCAAATTAATGAGAAATCAGATCAATTAAAAGAGCTTTGGTCGTCGTTGGAAGAATTTGCTCAGCAAAAGAAAATAACACAATTGGGCATTGCAGATTTGGATATTGAACAACTGCGCCAATTATATGCCACAGTCAAGGTTCATCCAACCATAGCGCAAATTAATTTGGAATCGTGCTGTGTAGTGCCACCAGCATTACAAGAATATTGTACAAAACATGATATACAATTGTTGACGCATAGTGATCCAGAAGTTTTGCTATCTGATGATCAATTCATTGTGCCCGGCTACCAAGTGGATTGGACTTTACGTTATCAAGTACATGTTCGATGTCGCGGTGTAATAACTGCCAAAGGCTACATACTTGGAGCCAGCAAGCGCGACCAAATAGAAAAGCAAGTTGCAGTTTGA